CTACAGACTGCTGCCAAAATGTAGTTTAAATCTGGCGATTAAATGTTTGCCACCTGCAAACATTCTGTAGCTCAGACAGTAGCCAGTAGTTTGCAAGTTCCCTTTAGAATATGAAGTACGGTATTCTCATTCTTGGTTTTATCCTAGCTAGGGCCAGAGGGGGTTGAATTTCAAGAAATAGAATTCCTGAGAATAAAATGAACATTCCCTCTGTTTCTCTTTCACTTTTAGTTGCTCCTATTGATCTTACATTCTGCCTTCAAAATGCAGCCTGGTTAATGAGTAAATGAGTCCTAGCAACCACTTAACGTCAATGAAACTTCAAACCTAAGTGTTgcagaatgaaaaataaaagttcaaaGTGATTCCTTACAGGCTGTTTTGTAGGTTGCTGGAAACAGGCAGAATAGAAACAGCAGTTTTAAAAGCATACAAAATAATGAGCAACTAATGTGGATTTGAGCATGGAATGAACAGATTTGTTTCCTAATCAGAAATTTTCCCTCGATGTATCTGTATCCCTACAGGGAATGCGCTAATGTGCTTGTGCATGGAGAAGACGGCACAGATAATACCCTACTGTTGACATCCCTTGCTCAGCTCATCCTGTGCCCAGAGAGTCGGACAATGGATGGATTTCAGGACCTTATTGAGCGAGAGTGGCTACAGGTGATATATAACTTGGGAAAGGAAGTTTAAGCCTTTTGACCTTTCTgcacaaatatttaaacattttgttttgcaaTTTCTAGGCTGGACACCCTTTCCAACTGCGTTGTGCCCAATCTGGATGGTCCCAGAGCCGGGCTCAGCAAGAATCCCctcattttttgctttttctagACTGCTGCTGGCAGCTTGGGCGGCAGTTTCCTAGAGCACTAGAATTTAATGAGAGATTTCTATGTACACTGGCAACTCATGCATACAGTTCAGAGTATGGATCATTCTTGTGCAATAATGAGAAAGAAAGGtgaggtgttttttttctctgaattTTATATGGAATTACATGTAGAACCTGCCAGATGCATGCAGGCACTAGGTTGGAAGACACATCATTGAGAACAGATGGTGAAAATCACTTTCAGGTTTTATTTAAGTACCTCAAAAAAGTCTGTTAGCATGGCCACAGGTATTAAATCCCCAATCTAGAAACCCATTACCAAAAATGCTACAAATTACAGGAACGTTCAATAACACACACTGTGCACCCTGAAACTATAGTGCAGGGCCTTTCTCTTCTTTCAgaacaaattacaggaaggctaccTCCCATAGAGTCCAATTTTAGcaaaaataacatatttatctttaaaggagaagttaagtCATTTTGGcagtttactgccaatagatttgccactttagttccacctagaacactacatttattctgcagaaactattaccatacctgattagacagccctagaagctttctctgtttgtgttagacagaagctgccattttagcttggtctttatagcttcctgctgtatagctctagccattatagctcagattacacattcctatgggagggggagggagttcttagcattcttatgggaggggggagcaggagagaggaaaaAACTGTGCAGAatctggccccaggaataaaggatttttgtAAGAGAGGaggtcagataccctaagaatatatttacaaaaaaaggagacaagaaattctgtgtttcttttgatagaggaagcatttctgtaagtgcttatggctctatttacatagacctttctgataaagcttacttagtttttcctactcttttaaaaattaattccTTTTAATCCTTAACAGaccagtagcttgtacttgatggtaactaagctgcattaatcaatattggtgacaaaacaatcctattgtgttttttttttagcagacataagatatggttatccaaattatggaatgatcttAGATTAggaacccaggtcctgagcatcctggacaatagatcctatacctgcccTCTTTATTGCATTAACTTCAAAAAGTCACAATTATTTTCCCACCAGATGTCAGTATGAGGTGCAAGATCGGACACACTCGCTGTGGGGTCACCTTAACCAGCCAAAAGAGCGACAGCAGCTTCTGAATCCAATATATCAAGAAAATCCTTTAGTTATCTGGCCTTCTGTTGCACCACAAAGCTTACAGTTATGGGCAGGTGAGGCAAGCTGCAAAATCATTACAAGGTACCTCTTGTATAGTTCTTGTTTTTGTATGCAAGTTGTATATTCAATGTATACagctgcagaatattttggcGCTTTAGATACATTATCAATAAGTAGTATATAATACAAGGTAGTAATGTGGGTTCTAAAAACGAATATTTTTTTATCTCATCAGGTTTCTTTCTTCGATACCTGCTACCCTTAGAACACACAGAAATGGCATGGATGAAGATGGTTGAGCTCACAGGAGCATAAAAAATGCCTCCGACAGAAACAATAACTTTAGAGGTTAAAATAAAGTCTCAGTGCCCACGTGTCCAGTATATCAAAAGATTGGAGGGGAAACAAAAAGGTACAAATGGCTATCTAAACAAATGTAGTACACAAAGATAAGTTAAAGGCAGTTTATTTCTCATACTGTCAGATGTTGTTTCAGAGGGAAAATACAAACCACCCCTGACATCAAAGCATAAATCCATTTAATAGAAATTCATGCCTGTTGCTTTGTCCTGGATTAATGATAATTGCAGTATGTTTCCAACCTGAGAAGCTGCATGTGAATTAAAGGATGTAATTACTGAGCCCTCTCTGTATAGCACACCCAatgattaaagtgatactgacactaaaaaactactctcaAATATTAAAGTACagtaaaagttacctatagttcTAGTTGATAGTCTGCTTTTCTAAGCAATGGTTACTTGAAGATCCTCAATatgactgttttaccaacctgtCAGAGTTTTAAATGCTAAAAGACTACtgcagccccctcacagaggaaAAAGGGGGATGacataggtaatgtaaaagcattggccaaatacttttaaggcaaaattataaatagcatgcaaaaaaAGTGTTACAGTAGATTTCTTGTGTCACTATCTCTTAAAAATGCATTGTGttattttccttcccacagaTAAATGTATGTGAAACATTTTGGTGGGGAAAGAACAGTGGCAAAGTATGTTTATTTTGCTTCAATAAATATAGTAACATTTATTGTAAAGATATCATTGAGCAGTCAAtacaattgtgtgtgtgtgtgtgtgtgtgtgtgtgtgtatgcaaagATGTGAAGTAGGATATAACCAAGCACGAAGCAGCTGTCTCACGACTCAAATTCAAAGTCGAAATATTGTGGGTCAAAGTAATGTATTCTAACGTATCCATCCTCTCCTCCGCTGCTGTAACTAaagatgcataaaaaaaaaaaaaggaataaattcCTGATAGGTAAAACTGTACATTTCTATGCTACTAACGTCACCTTAACTTACCTCTTGCCATCTGGATGGAATGCCAAACTGTTAATAGGCCCAAAATGGCCTTTTACTCTGCCAAACTCCTCCTCAAAAGCCACATGGAAGAACCTTAAAAGATAAGGAAATTAAAAAGTGGCCTAGTAAAGCCTATAGGTTTGGTCAGGAGGGACTCTGACTTACCTGGCCTCAAACTTTCCAATTCTTGTTGATGTTGTGGTTACATCCATAGCTTCCTGTCCTCCTCCTAAAACTACCTACAAAGCAGGGGCACATGTCAGCAACAGAATCTTTACATACTGGCACAAGGCATTTACATTTCACAATAAACACTTACATGGTCATATATGGGTGAGATGGCAGCAGAGTTAACAGGTCTTTCAGTCCTGAAAGTTTTCTGATGCTCAAGTGATGTACTGTCAAACAGCTGTAAAGAATACAGTAGATGAATAGAAACTGAAAAAAGTCTATTGAAGGGTTATTGAAATTGTACGTGTTAAAGATATGATATTAAGTTTCAAAGTGtaggaccgaaacattggtttAACACCAATAAATATTTTCACTTATTTTCTAAGCCACACAAGTGCTCAGTTATCATCATATTGCTATATTGCATAGCACCTGCGCCACTGACTTTCTTTTGGGAGTGCGCTGCCACCATTTAATCCTTGTATGTACAGGTAAGACTTAGGTAaaactgaaaaatgtataatgaaccACTAGAATTCTTACTGAATAAGATAATTGAGCATAGGACTGGCCAGCACAAGAATGTTTTTGATGTAGTTGGTCAGTTTGAATTTATTGCaacatatggacaaacaatccctgttttgtttaaaggagaaggcatttCTTaataccttaaaggggtggttcacttttaagttaacttttagtaaattGTAAAATGGCCagatctaagcaacttttcaattgctcttcaatattactttttatgtttttttttttttttttgtcttcttctaactctttgcagctttaaaatggggtcaCTGATAATATACTGATAATGGACCAGTGCAAAGAACCAGTTGTCTTTGTACAAAGCAGAAGGCAGGTATATATAACAGTAATTTATCATACAGCAGGTCATTTTGTGACCTATGGCTTAGGTAGGGAGTTGAAATagaaaaagtgcattttttagTGTGGggagcatgggcgtccgcagaaaattttccaagggggggcaagtaagctagcatcatcctgcaacagataaatatatatatatttttttttttttgcaggatgatactaggggaggctaaatatggcccatacacagactgacctacagctaatgtgacacttagtggattcactgctgacgtaaaaagttaacctcccaactacctcttgccgttcccactgactcccagggatactgtacaaaagtgcgggtgggggtgctttttttttttaccctaaaatgtttagtattagtagtaaaagtattcatacgcgcacttctgttaggggatctgcaaacatttgtgtttgggatcagttagcttaaaggggtagttcacattcgaattcacttttatttttaatggtttttcagttatttagctttttgttcagcagctctccatttggtatttcagcagctatctggttgctagggtcttatttaccctagcaaccaggtagtgatttaaacaagagatgggaatatgaatagttaaggggcctacttggaaaaataagtaatacaaaattataataataataaaattgtagcctcgcagagcaatattttttggcccccatttgaaatctgtatagaggcagaagagaaaggcaaattattcaaaaaaattaattaggaagaccaattgcaaagttgctaggaataggccattttataacatactaaaggttaacttaaaagtgaaccacccctttagatgtgtttatgttagttttatagcaagaaaggcagtgggtactgactccccattatatacagtgagatgcagtccgtatttacaaacccagcacattatatgccatgaggagcagtgggtactgatggcagatattcaggccctggcactataacactggcacggatacacaacattggccccactgtaactaactataaatgaacaaaacaatgacaaaaaaaaaaaaaaaatagtaagtgcaaaaaacaacaacacatatataaacacacaatgagctttttcagagggaaagagttaacttaccctccatgtgttagggtaggggatagattataaattaaacaatttaatgtcagctagtgattctttagaactgtatagtacctgtgggatgaaaactgcagcaaaagttgagagttggttctcaggtaaagttacagctgcagattcatcttttcagtctttatttctgtttccagtttgcaaaatctcccgatccctgtgtgcatctgtgctctgattggtcaattttactgtctgtcaaggaagctgtgctctgattggtgaatccacaagaagaaagatccaatcggagcacagcaaaaacgggcttgaggggaaagtgcagaaacggagtaaggtttttggtttttttgctacttttccaggggggggcaagtgccccctcttgcccccttctgtggacgcccatggtggGGAGAGAGGTTTTTATTTAAGTGTTATCTGTCAGAGAACCCATTAGCTGTTATTAAAAACTTCTTCAAGCAGATAATCCCAGTTTTTTTGCTCACACAGAGCAGGAAAGTACTTTCTCCAGTTGAGTAAAAAAATGCAGTCatattaatgttattattttataatagcaTACAGTATGGATAGTTTCTTTGTTTTATGTTGCAATAAAATACAGCAAAGCTCTGAACAACTCATCTacataaaggagaaagaaaggtaaaaactaagtaagctttatcagaaaggtctatgtaaatacagccatatgcacttacagaaatgctgaacttctctgaaaaaaaagtagtagtgtctgtaattcctgtgccagagacatgcagctttctgttctctgctctttcctgttcccccctcccacaagaatgctaagaactcactccccccttaggaatgtggatctgagccaatcagcaggaagctgactcatagtcttactaactgagcatgttcacttggcctgcatgtctgtgcaggagtgaggcattatgggaactttctttacacagctcagcattttttcttcctgtttggcttcagacaGGTGAAAaaaggggagacttaagggcactattgagacaactgaagatatgcctgcagcttgagattaactctttattagcctttccttcttttaaCTCTACCAAACATGGGCATGCTGAGCACCTGTACAAAATAATGAAAAGTGTAAAAAACAAGTTTTCACCACCACTAGCAGATTACTACTTCAACTTGGCTATTATTCACATAGACCAAAGTGTTCAATGTGATATGAGAAGTACCATAATGTGATAGTGCAGTACCATAATATAGCAGACTATTCCACAAATGATAGCAATTAATGGCAATCAGTTGGCTAagccacaattaaaaaaaaaaaaaaaaaagtctcttcaAACAAATTTGTGTATagcaaaaagaaaatgcaaagGAAAGCTGCCAAGGAAAACACAGCCAAGTCTTACGATATTTACAGGTGTAATCCTCCCTATAAGGCTGAACTGCACCAGTTCTGTTCTCATATCAAACTGAACACTTACGTTTATGTTGATAACAGCCATGGTGGGGTAGCATTATACTAAAGTAACTTTTTGCTGTAGGTTCCTATTAGTGGAACCTATAATCAGTGTGAATTAAAAAATATCAGTGTGCAGCTGTGCACCTTTCTTACACTGTATACAGTTAAAGCACATAtggattttttcttttaacttgtGTTGATAAAATCTAAGATATTGAGAAAATTATTTGGGAATCATGGCTGTCCATTTGTAATACAAACCAAACCATGGGGCATATATGCTTTAACTAGAGCACTGGTGGCAGCATGAAGGTAAGTTTGGGGGATATTTCTTATGCTAATGCTTATGTGTACTTCTACATACACCTAAACATCCTGCTTAGGTCAGTTACGGTTAGATCTGGAGCATACACATATTTGCTGTTCTAGATGTTCTTAAACTATTGCTGATTATTACACCAATGTTTTCTTATATCTGTAAGCCTGTTATGAGCTAAAGGGACCCTGACAAAGGTTTTCATGCAGACAAAAATTAAACTTTTCAATTTATATAGGTTTCAGCTAGGAGGCCAGTAgcacacatggcattttaaatGCTGCTACCTGCAGCGGGGATCAAAGCTACTTGGTCAAGATCACTGATGGATATCATTTAACAGATGGATCAAAGATCAATATACCAACACATTTTAGGACAGATAAATTCTGCTTCCTGAAAATAACTCAGGACAAATGGCATTTGTGTCATAATTCACCAAGCTTCAGCAGATGATTGTGCCTTACCTTGGAGGTGCAGTCTTTGGATGCTGTAACAAACATTGTCATGTCTCGGGATGTCTGAATGTCATTGATCTGCTTGGAATGCTCTTTGATGCTGTTAACTATTTCCccagactgaaaagaagaatatcAGATATAATTGGTAGCACATATGGCAGCAATAGTTATTCCACAAATCACCTATAgtcattttttctatttcactTATTGATTCGGTTTGTTAAAACTGTAAGAAGCAGTAAATTTAAAGTGCGATTGCTATGGGTATATAAGATATTTCTAGTAGACATTAAAGGATAAGAGTGCCTTACAATagtgaaataaataaacatgCTTAAATAGTAATCCATAAAGTCTAATATTTCTGTTCATTAGGCAGCTGTCGCTGCACACCTTCAAAGGTGTGGTACTGAAATTTAAGAAACATCTTTTGAGAAAGTGAAGTTGTTGCACCATGCTAACAACTTATTAGTGCTTATTTTTTATCCTATTGTGCCACATAAATGCATCAAACATACAAAGAATACGGTCAACTGACAACACCAACAATGGTTCTACTAAATCAAAACTACTGTTTTAAAATGCAGACCATTTGTCACGTGTGGCATTTCCTTCACACATGGAGAAAATCCAATAAGGCACTCTACTGCTATTACTAATAAAAATATTAGCGAATGAATATAAAATGATAGATTGGCCTGTCCAACCAACATATGGCAAAAAATTATCCAGATGTGGACAGGAAAGGTATGATTTTCGCATCTGTTTGAgggctgcattggctcattgatgcagtcctgtCTCTTAAGGCTCGTAGTCTCGTTGTAGTAATTAGATTATTTGTCCCCAGGGCCATCAAAtaagcccaatatcacccaccttagggctctggcacacggggagattagtcgcccgcgacaaatctccctgttcgtgggcgactaatctccccggattgccatcccaccggcgaaaatgtaagtcgccggtgggatggcacacgctgcgcaggcgatttcggcaaatcgccgaaattgcctgcgcagcgtgtgccatcccaccggcgacttacattttcgccggtgggatggcaatccggggagattagtcgcccacgaacagggagatttgtcgcgggcgactaatctccccgtgtgccagagcccttatgtaggaatatctgctcatttgctgacttctttaaacgAGTTAATCTTGTAGTGTATGACCAACGTTAGTAATAGCAAATTACATTGATAGTCAGTATGAATTACTACagttgaatattaaaaaaatgcataaaaacataAACTTGTGGTGTAGCCTACTAAATATCCAGGGGTCACCACAGGCTATGCAGCTGGCAACAAAGAATTAACTTAGTGGACTTGCCCTCATTTGGCTATAACCAAGAATGAATTGGACTTATCCAAGTCTTTCTCAGCATTTAAACACAACCAAAGAAAGCTATATTCCCTTAGTGTTGTGCAAGACTTGGATGCTCTGCTAAGTAGAAGCAACACACTGCTTTATCTCAACAGAGTTCCCAAAACACCGCGCAGAACTGAAAGGGTTTATAAACCCGCAAAGAGAGAAATTTTGTTAAACTGCAAAATTAATTTTGGAGTCCCTAATTGGAAACATGTTGTGAAaattgtcagtacaggtatgggatcccttatccagaagcccgttatccatctcccatagaccccattaaaagcaaataattattttttaaaaaaattttaaaaaatgatttcctttttctctgtaataaaacagtaccttgtacttgatcccaactaagatataattaatccttatttgaggcaaaacaagcctattgggtttattcaatatttaaatgatttttagcagacttaattataaagatccaaattacggaaagatcccttatccgggaaaccccaggccattactttaataaaaaaaaaatcagctggtTAAAACTCAACTCagtctaaaatataaaaaaaaaggtatgggacccattatccagaatgcttgggacctggggttttccggataaggggtctttttgtaatttggctctcctaccttaaacagtaattaaacccaataggattgtttttcctccaataaggattaattatatctttgcagggatcaagtataaggtactgttttattattacagagaaaaaggaaaacatttttaaaaatgtgaattatttgattaaaatggagtctataggaaatggcctttccgtaattcggaactttatgaaTAATagctttcctgataaggggtccgatacctgtacttggaagGGTAAATATATCATTTTAGGTGAGCTTATCTGTTTACTCAGTTAATCAGTACATGCCATAAAGTTAAAAATAATCATCTTGGGCTTTACCTTGGCGCTGTACTGGTTCAGCTCCCCATTCTCATGGCCAGCGATTATGTTCTCTCCAAGTGGTCCCCACACTGCACTGGTTATCTTTGACTCACTGCAAGGAATTTTCATGTATGGCTCGTTGTCTtctacacaataataataatagggcatTCATTGCAAGAAAATTGTTATCCgtgatgtacagaacatttttataaatgttaattttttaatgcaacaaaaaaTCTGGACCCTTCACCACCTGCACGGACAACTGAGGGTACTACTGGTGTGCAGAAAACAGGAATATACTAAAGAGATTAAAAAGAATCACATACTGCATTAGGTCTG
This sequence is a window from Xenopus tropicalis strain Nigerian chromosome 2, UCB_Xtro_10.0, whole genome shotgun sequence. Protein-coding genes within it:
- the eif3i gene encoding eukaryotic translation initiation factor 3 subunit I, translating into MRPILLQGHERSITQIKYNRDGDLLFTVAKDPVVNVWYSVNGERLGTYSGHTGAVWCVDVDWDTRHVLSGSADNSCRLWDCETGKQLALLETNSAVRTCGFDFGGNIIMFSTDKQMGYQCFVSFIDLRDPTQIEDNEPYMKIPCSESKITSAVWGPLGENIIAGHENGELNQYSAKSGEIVNSIKEHSKQINDIQTSRDMTMFVTASKDCTSKLFDSTSLEHQKTFRTERPVNSAAISPIYDHVVLGGGQEAMDVTTTSTRIGKFEARFFHVAFEEEFGRVKGHFGPINSLAFHPDGKSYSSGGEDGYVRIHYFDPQYFDFEFES